In Chloroflexota bacterium, a single genomic region encodes these proteins:
- the fdhF gene encoding formate dehydrogenase subunit alpha: MPVNLTINGQAVQAKEGMSVLDAARANGINIPTLCHHADLSPVGACRMCVVQVEKMRGLIASCTLPVSEGMVVHTDTPQVIAERKFILEMLLTDHPNDCMICESDGACELQNAVYEYQVPWTSHKGKRHSYVPGADPNPFVFTDFNKCILCTRCVRACAEIQGRNVWGVSNRGFNDKIVAGADVTMLEAGCESCGACAAYCPTGALTDKTSRGKGRDYQMKKVTTTCTYCGVGCQFDLNVRNGKVVKVTSNRHAPVNGMALCVKGRYGYEFIHHKDRLTKPLIKKDGAFVEATWDEALTLVAEKLSRHKGDEFAFLASAKATNEENYLFQKFTRAVMGTNSVDHCARLUHASTVTGLATSFGSGAMTNNIADLDNCKTMLVIGSNTTEQHPVIGTRIRRAVRNGAKLIVADPRAIDLANIATLYIRQRPGTDIALLNGLAHIILQEGLADTEFIANRTEGFDEWRKVIATYTPARVSEITGIAVDDLFTAASLYAGNKPSAIFYAMGITQHTTGHNNVLSIANLAMLTGNLGKPGSGVNPLRGQNNVQGSCDVGALPNFYTGYQRVADDAARDKFEKAWGVKLPSKPGLTVGEMLNAAHRSDVKAMWIVGENVAMSDPDSQHVVDSLKHLDFLVVQELFMTETAQLADVVLPAASFAEKDGTFSNTERRIQRVRKAIEPVGECRTDWEIVCDAAKRMGAQTGFDFTSAEDIMNEIASLTPQYAGVTYARLDAKGLQWPIPNKDHPGTPILHTEKFTRGKGLFSPVEHQEPAENPDAAFPFTLTTGRILQHYHTGAMTRRVPGLEQLAPEERVELNPDDAAQMGVSDGDWLHISSRRGQVEARAWVTDRIGRGVVFMTFHYAEALTNALTNTAVDPIAKIPELKVCAVKVEKK, translated from the coding sequence ATGCCCGTAAACCTAACGATTAACGGTCAAGCCGTTCAAGCCAAAGAAGGAATGAGCGTTCTCGACGCGGCGCGCGCGAATGGCATCAACATTCCCACACTGTGCCATCACGCTGACCTTTCGCCGGTCGGCGCGTGCCGCATGTGCGTCGTACAAGTCGAAAAGATGCGCGGACTCATCGCGTCCTGCACCTTGCCAGTCAGCGAAGGCATGGTCGTGCATACCGACACACCGCAAGTGATCGCCGAGCGCAAATTCATTCTCGAAATGTTGCTGACCGATCATCCGAACGATTGTATGATCTGCGAATCGGACGGCGCGTGCGAATTGCAAAACGCGGTGTACGAATATCAAGTGCCGTGGACCTCGCACAAAGGCAAACGCCATAGCTACGTTCCCGGCGCAGACCCGAATCCGTTCGTCTTTACCGATTTCAACAAATGTATTTTGTGTACGCGCTGCGTGCGTGCGTGCGCCGAAATTCAAGGGCGCAACGTGTGGGGCGTTTCGAATCGCGGCTTTAACGACAAGATCGTCGCGGGTGCGGATGTAACGATGCTTGAAGCTGGGTGCGAATCGTGCGGCGCGTGCGCGGCGTACTGCCCGACCGGCGCGCTCACCGACAAGACCTCGCGCGGTAAGGGTCGCGATTATCAAATGAAAAAGGTGACGACGACTTGCACGTACTGCGGCGTCGGCTGCCAATTCGATTTGAACGTTCGCAACGGCAAGGTCGTCAAGGTCACGTCAAATCGTCATGCCCCCGTCAACGGTATGGCACTCTGCGTCAAAGGTCGCTACGGGTACGAGTTCATCCATCACAAAGATCGCTTGACGAAACCGCTCATCAAAAAAGACGGCGCATTTGTCGAGGCGACCTGGGACGAGGCGTTAACGCTCGTCGCGGAAAAATTATCTCGGCACAAGGGCGACGAATTCGCGTTTCTTGCATCCGCCAAGGCGACGAACGAAGAAAATTATCTATTCCAGAAATTTACGCGCGCCGTGATGGGGACGAACAGCGTTGATCACTGCGCCCGTCTCTGACATGCCAGCACGGTAACCGGTCTGGCTACCTCATTTGGTTCTGGCGCGATGACGAACAATATCGCGGATTTGGATAATTGCAAGACGATGCTTGTAATTGGGTCGAACACGACCGAGCAACATCCGGTTATCGGCACGCGCATTCGCCGCGCCGTGCGCAACGGCGCGAAACTCATCGTCGCGGATCCGCGCGCGATTGATCTCGCGAACATCGCGACGCTGTACATCCGTCAGCGACCTGGGACAGACATCGCGCTGCTCAACGGGTTGGCGCACATTATTTTGCAAGAAGGTCTCGCAGATACAGAATTCATCGCGAATCGCACGGAAGGATTCGACGAATGGCGCAAGGTCATCGCCACGTACACGCCCGCGCGCGTGAGCGAAATCACCGGCATCGCGGTGGACGATCTGTTCACGGCGGCGAGCTTGTACGCCGGCAACAAACCCAGTGCGATCTTTTACGCGATGGGTATCACGCAACACACGACCGGGCACAACAACGTGCTCTCGATTGCCAACCTCGCGATGCTCACCGGCAATCTCGGCAAACCTGGGTCGGGCGTCAATCCGTTGCGCGGACAGAACAACGTGCAAGGGTCGTGCGATGTCGGCGCGTTGCCGAATTTCTATACGGGTTATCAGCGCGTCGCGGACGATGCCGCGCGCGACAAGTTCGAAAAAGCATGGGGAGTGAAATTACCATCCAAGCCGGGTTTAACGGTCGGCGAGATGCTCAATGCGGCACATCGTAGCGATGTGAAAGCAATGTGGATCGTCGGAGAAAACGTGGCGATGAGCGACCCGGATTCCCAACACGTCGTTGACTCACTCAAGCATCTCGATTTCCTCGTCGTGCAAGAACTGTTCATGACCGAGACCGCACAACTTGCGGATGTCGTCCTGCCCGCCGCATCGTTCGCGGAAAAGGACGGCACGTTCAGCAACACCGAGCGGCGCATCCAGCGCGTCCGCAAAGCGATTGAACCGGTCGGCGAATGTCGCACCGATTGGGAGATCGTGTGCGATGCGGCGAAACGCATGGGCGCGCAAACCGGTTTCGATTTCACATCTGCCGAAGACATTATGAACGAGATCGCGTCACTCACGCCGCAGTACGCGGGCGTGACGTACGCGCGGCTTGACGCAAAGGGCTTGCAATGGCCCATCCCGAACAAGGATCATCCCGGCACGCCGATTCTGCACACGGAAAAGTTCACGCGCGGCAAGGGCTTGTTCTCGCCGGTCGAGCATCAAGAACCGGCGGAAAATCCGGACGCAGCGTTCCCGTTCACATTGACGACCGGGCGCATCCTGCAACACTATCACACCGGCGCGATGACGCGGCGCGTCCCAGGTCTGGAACAACTCGCGCCGGAAGAACGCGTCGAGTTAAACCCAGACGATGCGGCGCAAATGGGCGTCAGCGATGGCGATTGGTTGCACATTTCCTCGCGACGCGGGCAGGTTGAAGCGCGCGCCTGGGTCACCGACCGCATCGGGCGAGGCGTCGTGTTCATGACGTTCCACTACGCCGAAGCGCTGACGAATGCGTTGACAAACACCGCGGTGGACCCGATTGCGAAGATACCGGAACTGAAAGTGTGCGCGGTGAAGGTGGAGAAGAAATAA
- a CDS encoding serine/threonine protein kinase, translating into MPLELEHGIGPYRVVSQLGRGGMATVYKAYQPALDRHVALKVLNADLQANPDFVTRFKREAKIIAKLDHPNIIPVYDIELFDGVLCLVMRYIEGISLREALNRIKKPIAMPAILQIMRPITDALAYAHQKSVLHRDVKPSNIMLGNDGNVYLMDFGLAVTTTESEMNLSKGLVLGTPYYVSPEQVKGESLDQRTDIYSLGIVLFELLTGKLPFTGDTYDIVVYHQIFSLPPAPSSLNPGITPGVEQVVLRALAKEKSDRFFNAAEMRQALESAGQGNGKMLKPFPVAEANRPLAPVLEDQLTQSHPPVVPARQRWSASGYLLVLAIIVLVVEVMLLVPTIRTALRDALSAFETSSDQGGDAARIIIGTVSAYIATLSSQIILKRLRRRLTGVAFALAIAFGITLIIALALAFLVLLLLKVL; encoded by the coding sequence ATGCCACTAGAACTGGAGCACGGAATCGGTCCGTACCGAGTTGTCAGTCAGCTCGGACGGGGCGGTATGGCGACGGTATACAAAGCATATCAGCCCGCGCTGGATCGTCATGTCGCGCTCAAAGTTCTCAATGCGGACCTTCAAGCGAATCCGGATTTTGTGACGCGCTTCAAGCGCGAAGCCAAGATCATTGCCAAGCTCGATCACCCCAATATCATCCCCGTCTACGACATTGAATTGTTCGATGGTGTGCTGTGTCTCGTCATGCGCTACATCGAAGGCATCTCGCTGCGCGAAGCGTTGAATCGCATCAAGAAACCGATCGCGATGCCGGCGATCTTGCAGATCATGCGTCCGATCACGGATGCGCTCGCGTACGCGCATCAAAAGAGCGTGCTTCACCGCGATGTCAAGCCGTCCAACATTATGCTGGGAAACGACGGCAATGTTTACCTGATGGATTTTGGGCTAGCCGTAACGACAACCGAGAGTGAAATGAACTTGTCGAAAGGGTTAGTGCTAGGCACACCATACTACGTTTCACCCGAACAAGTCAAGGGGGAGTCCCTCGATCAGCGGACGGACATCTATTCGCTGGGTATTGTCTTGTTCGAGTTGTTGACTGGCAAATTGCCGTTCACCGGCGATACGTACGATATCGTCGTCTATCATCAAATTTTTTCACTGCCGCCCGCACCCAGTTCGCTGAACCCAGGGATTACGCCAGGGGTCGAGCAAGTGGTGCTCAGGGCTTTGGCGAAAGAAAAGAGCGACCGGTTTTTCAACGCGGCGGAAATGCGTCAGGCGTTAGAAAGCGCGGGGCAAGGGAATGGCAAAATGCTCAAACCGTTCCCCGTTGCGGAAGCGAATCGCCCCCTCGCGCCGGTTTTGGAAGACCAACTCACGCAGAGTCATCCCCCGGTCGTACCCGCGCGCCAACGTTGGTCGGCTAGCGGATATTTGCTCGTGTTGGCAATCATCGTCCTCGTAGTTGAAGTGATGCTTTTGGTTCCGACGATTCGAACGGCACTGCGCGACGCGCTCAGCGCCTTTGAGACGTCGAGTGATCAAGGCGGCGATGCGGCGCGCATCATCATCGGCACGGTCTCGGCGTACATCGCTACGTTGAGCAGCCAAATCATCTTGAAGCGTTTGCGGCGACGATTGACGGGTGTCGCGTTCGCTTTGGCGATTGCGTTTGGCATCACGTTGATCATCGCGCTGGCGCTTGCGTTTCTGGTGCTCTTGCTTCTCAAAGTCTTGTAG
- a CDS encoding FHA domain-containing protein produces MPEYQLVVTVPPGQTRVYPVAKEHLTIGRASANDILVSDHGVSRAHARLHRVDDGFEIEDLDSMNGTWLMGKPVKRAPWRVGQTVIISNSTLRLRVATAQPPDEPRFQTVGELSAALASSALEVELPDLTLARLVIHTPTYTKELTLTGEATTIGRESDAHVILEDERVANQHALIVREGDRFIIKDLATHTGTWLAGQRIEQHELRPGDSLRIGNATLVYKAALGEDTLEMLQRRRVRNPIVFVPGFMGSELWHGSERIWPNVTRLFTNPELYRWPSKEPIEARQVVSEIVILPKFIKLERYAALGDFLCEDLGYERGKDLLEFPWDWRMDLRVSAQHLSERITEWRERVKEAREPITLISHSMGCLIARYFVERLNGRSVVSRMIMMGGTHNGMPKTLQPFSAFGKQPFYLGIAEPFERAIASLPSIYTMLPTYPVVFDSQGKTIDLYRDETWCQEQYRANLRDALAFRNELGTTSSVSSICIFGYGIQTPTRAILEERDASGNWERIRFVAESKGDNTVPEESARLAHTEIHPVHQHHGNLYADNDVKARLTLELTR; encoded by the coding sequence ATGCCAGAATATCAACTGGTCGTGACCGTACCACCGGGTCAAACGCGGGTCTATCCCGTCGCCAAAGAACACTTGACGATTGGTCGCGCATCGGCGAATGACATTCTCGTCAGCGATCACGGCGTTTCGCGCGCCCACGCGCGATTGCATCGCGTTGACGACGGATTCGAAATCGAAGACTTGGACAGCATGAACGGCACCTGGTTGATGGGCAAGCCGGTCAAACGCGCGCCGTGGCGCGTCGGGCAGACGGTCATCATTTCGAATTCAACGTTGCGCCTGCGCGTTGCCACCGCACAACCCCCCGACGAACCCAGGTTCCAAACCGTCGGCGAACTAAGCGCCGCGCTCGCCTCCAGCGCGCTCGAAGTCGAATTGCCGGATCTAACCCTGGCGCGCTTGGTCATCCACACGCCCACGTACACCAAAGAGCTCACGTTGACCGGCGAAGCCACCACGATTGGTCGCGAGTCCGACGCGCACGTCATCCTGGAAGATGAGCGCGTGGCGAATCAACATGCGCTCATCGTGCGCGAAGGAGACCGCTTCATCATCAAGGACTTGGCGACCCATACGGGAACCTGGCTTGCAGGACAACGCATCGAGCAACACGAATTACGCCCGGGCGATTCTCTGCGCATCGGCAATGCGACGCTCGTTTACAAAGCGGCGCTGGGCGAAGATACGCTCGAGATGCTTCAACGGCGCCGGGTGCGCAACCCCATCGTCTTTGTGCCCGGCTTTATGGGATCGGAATTGTGGCACGGTAGCGAACGCATTTGGCCCAACGTCACCCGCCTGTTCACCAACCCAGAGTTGTATCGGTGGCCCTCGAAAGAACCCATCGAAGCGCGCCAAGTCGTTTCCGAAATCGTCATCCTGCCCAAGTTTATCAAATTGGAACGGTACGCCGCGCTCGGCGATTTTCTCTGCGAAGACCTGGGTTACGAACGCGGCAAAGACCTTTTAGAATTCCCCTGGGATTGGCGCATGGACCTGCGCGTATCGGCGCAACATTTGAGCGAACGGATCACCGAGTGGCGCGAGCGCGTGAAAGAAGCGCGCGAACCGATCACGCTCATTTCGCACAGCATGGGTTGTCTCATCGCGCGGTATTTCGTCGAGAGACTCAATGGGCGATCCGTCGTCAGTCGCATGATTATGATGGGCGGCACACACAACGGCATGCCGAAAACACTGCAACCTTTTTCCGCGTTCGGCAAACAACCCTTTTACCTCGGCATCGCCGAACCCTTCGAGCGCGCGATTGCGAGTCTGCCTTCGATCTATACGATGCTACCCACTTATCCCGTGGTTTTTGATTCACAAGGCAAAACGATAGATTTGTACCGCGATGAGACGTGGTGCCAGGAACAGTACCGCGCGAATTTACGTGACGCGCTCGCCTTTCGCAATGAATTGGGAACCACCAGCAGTGTGTCGAGTATTTGCATTTTTGGTTACGGCATTCAAACACCGACGCGCGCGATTTTGGAAGAACGCGACGCCAGCGGAAATTGGGAACGCATTCGCTTTGTCGCCGAGAGCAAAGGCGACAACACCGTGCCCGAGGAGAGCGCGCGCTTGGCGCATACCGAGATTCACCCGGTGCATCAACATCACGGCAACCTGTACGCGGACAACGACGTCAAAGCGCGCCTGACGCTCGAATTGACGCGATAG
- a CDS encoding sodium-translocating pyrophosphatase: MELVWVVPVSGVLALAFVMYLAWDVLRRDKGTKEMQEVAATIYEGAVAFIRRQYLTIGVLALVAAVIIGVLVSFEQYTETNVKGTELGIRTAVAFLVGAAASALSGIIGMYVAVQSNVRVAGAARKGVSPALTVALRGGAVSGFLVVGLSLIGVYLMFLAYGGFSGPEAARNAPFLIVGMGFGASFVALFAQLGGGIYTKAADVGSDLVGKVEAGIPEDDPRNAGVIADLVGDNVGDCAGRGADLFESTVAENIGAMILGVAIFTVTKNVDWIFFPLVVRAFGLIASIVGVWATTSLPGIQLRADEEPMNPMLRGFALTVVLAGVAMYYVVSQTLRVDIFFLTGIVGLLTSVAFFLITMYYTESRWRPVQSIARSSLRGSGPNIITGLAVGMENTAAPVVTVGVALIASYWLGTQAAAMLKVEPYVAGVFGTAVATMGMLMPAAFILAMDTFGPIVDNAGGIVEMSGAPEAIRKGTDALDAAGNTTKALTKGYAIGSAALAAFLLFSAYLDKIAEVRRAQGASEAVIKASHVVDLGKVEVFVGAMLGAGLIFLFSALAMRAVSEVAEKIVDEVRRQFREIPGIMERKNKPDYARAVDITARGAQRAMIAPGLLAVCVPILVGIVLRAEAEAAFLMVGTIAGIILATVMNNGGGAWDNAKKFIESGEFKDEKGNVQKKGSAAHKAAVVGDTVGDPFKDTAGPSLHVLIKLLATITLVLAPLFI; the protein is encoded by the coding sequence ATGGAGCTTGTTTGGGTCGTTCCAGTGTCGGGCGTACTCGCGTTGGCGTTTGTTATGTATCTGGCGTGGGATGTGTTGCGTCGCGATAAGGGGACGAAGGAAATGCAAGAAGTCGCCGCGACGATTTACGAAGGCGCGGTGGCGTTCATTCGTCGGCAATACTTGACGATAGGCGTACTGGCGCTCGTTGCGGCGGTCATCATCGGCGTGTTGGTGTCGTTTGAGCAATATACCGAGACGAACGTCAAGGGTACGGAGTTAGGCATTCGAACGGCGGTCGCGTTTCTGGTGGGCGCGGCGGCGAGCGCGTTGAGCGGCATCATCGGGATGTACGTCGCGGTGCAATCGAATGTGCGCGTGGCGGGCGCGGCGCGCAAGGGTGTGTCGCCGGCGCTCACGGTCGCGTTGCGCGGCGGCGCGGTGAGCGGTTTCCTCGTCGTCGGTTTGTCGCTCATCGGCGTGTACCTGATGTTCCTCGCGTATGGTGGGTTCTCTGGACCCGAAGCCGCGCGCAATGCGCCGTTCCTCATCGTCGGCATGGGTTTTGGCGCAAGTTTCGTCGCATTGTTCGCGCAACTCGGCGGCGGCATCTACACCAAAGCCGCCGATGTCGGTTCCGATCTGGTTGGCAAAGTCGAAGCCGGTATTCCCGAAGATGATCCGCGCAATGCGGGCGTCATCGCGGATCTTGTCGGAGATAATGTGGGCGATTGCGCCGGTCGCGGCGCGGACTTGTTCGAGTCCACGGTCGCGGAAAATATCGGCGCGATGATCCTGGGTGTGGCGATTTTTACGGTGACAAAAAATGTGGATTGGATTTTCTTCCCGCTCGTTGTCCGCGCGTTCGGTCTGATCGCTTCGATTGTCGGCGTGTGGGCGACGACCTCGCTCCCCGGCATTCAACTTAGAGCGGACGAAGAACCGATGAATCCGATGCTCCGTGGCTTTGCGTTGACGGTCGTGCTGGCTGGTGTGGCGATGTACTATGTCGTGTCGCAAACGCTCCGGGTGGACATTTTCTTCTTGACGGGTATAGTGGGTTTGCTGACGAGTGTCGCGTTCTTCCTCATCACGATGTACTATACCGAGTCGCGTTGGCGACCCGTGCAGAGTATCGCCAGATCCTCGTTGCGCGGTTCGGGTCCGAACATCATCACCGGTCTCGCGGTCGGCATGGAAAACACCGCCGCACCCGTGGTGACCGTCGGCGTCGCGTTGATCGCGTCGTACTGGCTCGGCACGCAAGCCGCCGCCATGCTCAAAGTCGAACCGTACGTCGCGGGTGTGTTCGGTACCGCTGTCGCGACGATGGGGATGTTGATGCCCGCCGCGTTCATCCTTGCGATGGACACGTTCGGTCCAATCGTGGACAATGCGGGCGGCATCGTCGAAATGTCCGGCGCGCCGGAAGCAATTCGCAAGGGCACGGACGCGCTCGACGCGGCAGGCAACACGACGAAAGCGTTGACGAAAGGATACGCGATCGGTTCGGCGGCGCTCGCGGCGTTCTTGTTGTTCAGCGCCTACCTCGACAAGATCGCCGAAGTGCGCCGGGCGCAAGGCGCAAGCGAAGCGGTGATTAAAGCATCGCATGTCGTTGACCTCGGCAAAGTCGAAGTGTTTGTCGGCGCGATGCTTGGCGCGGGGTTGATCTTTCTTTTCTCGGCGCTCGCGATGCGCGCGGTGAGTGAGGTCGCCGAAAAAATCGTGGATGAAGTGCGCCGCCAATTCCGCGAGATTCCTGGGATTATGGAACGCAAGAACAAACCGGATTACGCGCGTGCGGTTGACATTACGGCGCGGGGCGCGCAGCGCGCGATGATCGCGCCGGGTTTGCTCGCCGTTTGCGTACCGATTCTCGTCGGCATCGTATTGAGAGCCGAAGCGGAAGCGGCGTTCTTGATGGTTGGCACCATCGCGGGGATCATCCTGGCGACGGTGATGAACAATGGCGGCGGCGCGTGGGACAATGCGAAAAAGTTCATCGAGTCCGGCGAATTCAAAGACGAAAAGGGCAACGTCCAAAAGAAGGGTAGCGCCGCGCACAAAGCCGCGGTCGTCGGCGACACGGTGGGCGATCCGTTCAAGGACACGGCGGGTCCCTCGCTGCACGTGTTGATCAAGTTGCTCGCGACGATCACGTTGGTGCTCGCGCCGCTGTTCATCTAA
- a CDS encoding sodium-translocating pyrophosphatase — MGVWSVLGVAIAGLLYAVFLTRQILRADQGTDAMRDISARIRLGAVTYLNRQLRTIVVFIAILTLALFASAALVKELPKYVTDAGFDGWSIALGRAGAFLMGSLFSLAVGQIGMRMAVLGNVRVAAAARRSFGEALRVGYRTGTITGMLTDGLGLLGGTIIFMMYGQAAPEVLLGFGFGGTLIALFMRVGGGIYTKAADVGADLVGKVEKDLPEDDPRNAAVIADLVGDNVGDCAGMAADVFESYEVTIVAAMILGISIATAAPMFDFRWILFPLLVRAIGVVSSIISTYSVRVNNEQENAFKAIDRGFRLAALISTVGFWMLAMIYMNDWRVAAATTVGIALAVLTNILTEHFTSTDKPPVKEIVRATSGGPATTILSGLFVGMESSVWAIGAVAMALLASVMIFRGESVTMVLYGVALCGIGQLTLTGNNISMDAFGPIADNANGIGEMAHLEPHARKIMADLDAVGNTTKAVTKGIAIASAVIAAVSLFGAFGDTVLETLRSMKLVTPDHFAINVAAPNVFIGMLLGGAIPFLFSGMTIRAVGRSANLIVDEVRRQFRIPGLMEGKVQPDYGKAVSICTNAAQRELLGVGVLAVIAPVVVGFMLYEEALGGFLGGVILSGQLMAVFMANAGGAWDNAKKVIEDEPRDLVNNTGKGSERHKASVVGDTVGDPLKDTSGPALNPLIKVINLVAVLIVPLVVQVSHQTQTFTWSSPIAMPWTWIAAILLAVAGVGVWLWRRNGLMNQRTVVPVTDDEPIQRRSLGE; from the coding sequence ATGGGCGTGTGGTCGGTGTTAGGGGTCGCCATCGCCGGATTGTTGTACGCCGTGTTCCTCACGCGGCAAATCCTGCGCGCGGACCAAGGCACAGACGCGATGCGGGACATTTCCGCGCGGATCCGCCTTGGCGCAGTGACGTATTTGAATCGCCAACTGCGGACGATTGTTGTATTTATCGCTATCTTAACGCTGGCATTGTTCGCCAGCGCGGCTCTGGTGAAGGAGCTGCCCAAGTACGTGACGGATGCCGGGTTTGACGGTTGGTCTATTGCACTCGGACGCGCGGGCGCGTTTTTGATGGGTTCGTTGTTCTCGCTCGCGGTCGGGCAAATCGGGATGCGTATGGCGGTGCTGGGTAACGTCCGCGTGGCTGCCGCGGCGCGCCGCAGTTTTGGTGAAGCCCTCCGCGTTGGCTATCGCACCGGCACAATCACCGGGATGTTGACCGATGGTCTCGGTCTATTGGGCGGCACGATCATCTTTATGATGTACGGTCAAGCCGCACCCGAAGTGTTGTTGGGTTTTGGTTTTGGTGGTACGCTCATCGCGCTCTTCATGCGCGTCGGCGGCGGCATCTATACCAAAGCTGCGGATGTGGGCGCTGACCTGGTCGGCAAGGTCGAGAAAGATTTGCCCGAAGATGATCCGCGCAACGCCGCCGTCATTGCCGATCTCGTCGGCGATAACGTGGGCGATTGCGCGGGAATGGCGGCAGACGTTTTCGAAAGTTACGAAGTGACGATTGTCGCCGCGATGATTCTCGGCATTTCGATTGCAACTGCCGCTCCCATGTTCGATTTCCGCTGGATTTTGTTCCCTCTCCTCGTTCGCGCGATTGGGGTTGTCTCTTCGATCATCAGTACGTACTCGGTGCGCGTGAACAACGAACAAGAAAACGCGTTCAAGGCGATTGATCGCGGTTTTCGTTTGGCGGCGCTGATCAGCACGGTTGGCTTCTGGATGCTCGCGATGATTTACATGAACGATTGGCGCGTCGCCGCGGCGACGACGGTTGGCATTGCGCTCGCGGTACTGACCAATATTCTCACCGAACACTTTACGAGCACGGACAAGCCGCCGGTCAAAGAAATCGTTCGCGCGACCTCTGGCGGTCCGGCGACGACGATTCTCTCCGGCTTGTTCGTCGGAATGGAGTCGTCGGTGTGGGCAATCGGCGCGGTGGCGATGGCGTTGTTGGCGAGTGTGATGATCTTTCGCGGCGAAAGCGTGACGATGGTTTTGTACGGCGTCGCGTTGTGCGGCATCGGGCAACTGACGCTGACGGGCAACAACATCAGCATGGACGCGTTCGGTCCGATTGCGGACAATGCGAATGGCATTGGCGAAATGGCGCACCTCGAACCGCACGCGCGCAAGATCATGGCGGATCTCGACGCGGTGGGCAACACGACCAAGGCAGTGACCAAGGGCATCGCGATTGCGTCGGCGGTCATCGCGGCGGTCTCGTTGTTCGGCGCGTTCGGCGATACAGTGCTCGAAACGCTTCGTTCGATGAAACTCGTTACGCCGGATCATTTCGCGATCAACGTCGCCGCGCCGAACGTGTTCATCGGCATGTTGCTTGGCGGCGCGATTCCGTTTCTCTTTAGCGGCATGACGATTCGCGCGGTGGGGCGTTCGGCGAACTTGATCGTGGATGAAGTGCGACGACAATTCCGGATTCCTGGCTTGATGGAGGGCAAGGTTCAGCCGGACTATGGCAAAGCCGTTTCGATTTGCACGAACGCGGCGCAACGCGAACTGCTGGGTGTAGGTGTGCTCGCGGTGATTGCGCCGGTCGTGGTAGGGTTTATGTTGTACGAGGAGGCGCTCGGCGGATTTCTCGGCGGCGTCATCTTGTCAGGACAATTGATGGCAGTGTTTATGGCGAATGCCGGCGGCGCGTGGGACAACGCGAAAAAAGTAATCGAGGATGAGCCGCGTGATCTCGTCAACAACACCGGCAAAGGTTCGGAGCGGCACAAGGCAAGCGTCGTCGGCGATACGGTCGGTGATCCGCTCAAGGACACCTCGGGTCCGGCGCTCAATCCGTTGATCAAGGTCATCAATTTGGTCGCGGTTCTGATCGTACCGCTGGTTGTCCAAGTCTCGCATCAAACGCAAACATTCACGTGGTCGTCTCCAATCGCGATGCCGTGGACGTGGATCGCCGCCATTCTGTTGGCGGTGGCAGGTGTGGGAGTGTGGCTCTGGCGGCGCAATGGCTTGATGAATCAACGAACTGTTGTGCCCGTTACGGATGACGAGCCAATCCAGCGCCGTTCTCTCGGCGAGTAA